The window ATAATAAACTGCAGCAGGCACCCAATATAAGTGGCACTCCCTCCTCTTCTGGGGGAAGCAGAGGGATGGTGAAAAGACTGAGTATGAATCCACCCCCTGCACTACCCTCCAGATTCATACCAAATACCACACATTTGGAGAACAGAAAATGGTAGAAATGAGTAAAGACTTTTTGCCATTGTGGACAAAAATGAAACCCTCATTGGACCAAACTACCAGAGTAGCCTAAGATGGATATGGTGGATGAGTCATTGAACACAACAGCCAACCTAGTCTGAAATACATTGAAAAAGGTATATTTGTGGTCATTTGCTTCCCAAAATTGGTCACTCACAGTCACAACTTCATACAGTATTACAATTCAAGTGTGAGTGATACTGCAGTAAATTCATTTCTTTCCTTGTTTTCAGGTAGCATCAGTTCCTGAAGTCAAGCCAACAGAGAAGAAGACAAAGCCAGGAAAGCCTCAGAAGATAATCTAACAGGGAAAAGGAAAGGGGGTtgtagtcagttgtccaactgaatgtattcaactgaaatgtgtcttcctcatttaacccaacccctctgaatcagagaggtgtggagggctgccttaatcgacatccacgtcttcaccgcctggggaacagtgggttaactgccttgctcaggggcagaacgacagaacagACTCCATGTTCTGAAACGGACAGCATCACACAGAAGATAATGCATACATTTGCATACAAGTTCCTAGACTTTACACCAATTAGACAGTACTTCATCTTTTCTCGACATGTTTTATTTGTATATTTCCCATCAGAGTATAAGAAGTGTTTttatatgtattttatttttttatatatatttgccGTTTCATGAAAATGAATAAAGTAGTGTTGTCCTTAATGCTCAAGTGTATCCTGGAATGCATGCTGCTCAAATGCCAATATGCTCTGTaacacaacatttaaaaaaacatgtcagACAAAGGGTAAATATTGTCCAATCAAGACAGACAAGTCATTACACTGTTTTTACAATCTTAACTTCAATGGTCACCTTGGCATCGGGAAGGCAGGTTCCAAAAGCTTCAAGCAATAGATTCTCATCTCTCACTGCCTTTTCAAAGTCTGCATAGGACAGTCTGCTGTCGTGGTCATGGTCCTGATGGAAACAACTCATTGGTCTTTTATGTTCATACACTATATTTAATCTGATGCATGAATTAGTCAATTGTGACTGAGTTAAACCGGTATTGTTAACACAGGGTACAATGAAGATAGCCTGGAAAATCAAACCATGGGTAGTGcagcattcagtctggtttaaccagcaACAGTGAAGATACCATTTTTGTAATTACCATCTTCTTGAGTGTGATCTCCACCAGGTCTTTGATGCCCTCGTCTGGGTCCTCCTCTGTGGGCTGTCTGATCAGGCTGTTCTTCAGCATGTGGAACATCTCTTCCCGGGAAATGTACCCATCTCCATTCAAGTCATACACATCGAAGCAGTCTGAAAGGGTCAAAAGTGGGACTGTGTTAGTATGGATAGTTAATAAAGTAGATAATGGTCAAATAGCCTACATGGGGTGTAAGCCTTAATAATACAATTGAAATCTTTCTTACACTTAATTTTTTCATCCAATGTTCCACGGAGAAAGATTGATAGTCCCTCGATCCACTCTTTCACACTGACGTAGCTGTCGTTGTCTTTGTCGAACGCACGAAATACTAGAATATAAATGCAACACAAGAGTTGAGATTCTTAGCTATACCCCACCACAGTATGTCATCAGTATCATCATCTTTTTGGTTTATTCCGTTTTCATGTGACATGCAGAAATGTAACAAAAGAGACAAGCCTACCTCTATCCATAATCATATCATCAGTCATTCCAAAGGTGTTGTGTAGAATATTCCTGAATTTTCCTCTGTCCAGGCCATTCCCTACCCTCCTGTCACTCTGATCCCCCAGGAGACCATTGAACAGTCGGATCAGACACTCTGCTTCTGTTTTGTTAACTGCAGACAAAAATAGTGTTTGTACTCCTTCCATATGCACAATTCCATTTGCATAGATAGACTGGTGTAGGATTGGATTAACTTGCTAAACACACAGCAAAGAATAGAACACAGAACAAACTTTGAcatggccagtaaccgaaaggaaaccccagctgacaaggtaaaaatctgttgttctgcccctgaacaaagcagttaacccactgttcctaggccgtcattgtaaataagaatgtgttcttaactgacttgccttattaaataaaggttatataaatcaaataaaaatgatcCCAACAAGACAAGGTTATAGCACCTCCCATTCTCCATTTAAAAAAGCAGTGTTGCCACGTTAAATGTATGGGGCAGCACAGTTTTGGTTGGAGGAGCTATAACTTGTTTTAGTTTTCAAGCTTTGTTAATCGTTAACGTTGGCTACTGTATCTAGATAACTGCAGAGTTAGGAACTAGTTAGTTAATAAGCATGTATTGTTAGAAgttcagctaacgttagctagccatgctaacgttagctagctaactagtcaGGACATAAACTTTGACTCTTTCTGCCACAACTATCCAAACAGACACTTACAGTGTTTGACTTGTTTAGAAAGAGTTTCCGCGAGATTCTGAATCAATTTTCTATTCATAGCAGACATTTCAGCCATTGTTGATAGGATGCAGGATTGCTGACGGGTTAGCTAGCAGTGGCCACATGAAAACACAACTACTTGATGTTGACACCCTGTTACCATAGTAACTCC of the Oncorhynchus kisutch isolate 150728-3 linkage group LG17, Okis_V2, whole genome shotgun sequence genome contains:
- the LOC109907196 gene encoding EF-hand calcium-binding domain-containing protein 1; this translates as MAEMSAMNRKLIQNLAETLSKQVKHFNKTEAECLIRLFNGLLGDQSDRRVGNGLDRGKFRNILHNTFGMTDDMIMDRVFRAFDKDNDSYVSVKEWIEGLSIFLRGTLDEKIKYCFDVYDLNGDGYISREEMFHMLKNSLIRQPTEEDPDEGIKDLVEITLKKMDHDHDSRLSYADFEKAVRDENLLLEAFGTCLPDAKSILAFEQHAFQDTLEH